A stretch of Roseibium porphyridii DNA encodes these proteins:
- a CDS encoding type I secretion system permease/ATPase has translation MAEQSIPAAIDPFRLIREARVTFATGLAVAAILSGFITLLQLVVPLFMLQVYDRVLNSRSLDTLNMLLIIAVAGLVLFAVLEFIRSQIFQIMGSELVRRLNLTAIEAGVKSSLEKGGSMASEVLRDLNDLRTFITSNAISAPLEAMWVPLFLIVLFALHPFYGLLAVVSAVTLIGLNLLSDMLTRPLLKEASTANLQNVATIGATLRHAETIDAMGLMPALSRRWRKGQLHAAELMAMGSRRGKAIHALTRSIRFGMQIAVLALGADLVIKGEVTAGTMIAASIIMGRLLTPFDNMTENWRQWVFAFTAWNRVRDVLENHSSLRQTVPTPPSQGALKVEKLVYAPPNAPVPVIKGISFSLEPGEVLGVVGASAAGKSTLARLLVGVLQPTTGGVFLDGNNVYLWERASFGAMVGYLPQSVSLLDGTVRDNISRMYEADPQMVIDAARSAGVHEMIGRMPLGYDTPVGDNRYTLSGGQKQRVALARALFGGPRLLVLDEPNANLDTEGEVALLRAIAEARENEAIVIVIAHRPAIMEVADKILVLEDGRVSQFGDRTDVVSSITRRLPAPGTNRSLPGSGEVA, from the coding sequence ATGGCTGAGCAATCAATACCGGCCGCTATTGATCCGTTTCGCCTCATCAGAGAGGCCAGGGTTACCTTTGCAACCGGTTTGGCTGTCGCTGCGATTTTGAGCGGGTTCATCACGCTTTTACAGTTGGTGGTTCCGCTCTTCATGCTCCAGGTCTACGACCGTGTCCTGAACAGTCGGAGCCTCGACACACTCAATATGCTTCTGATCATTGCTGTTGCGGGCCTGGTGCTCTTTGCGGTTCTGGAGTTCATTCGTAGTCAGATTTTTCAGATCATGGGCAGCGAACTGGTTCGGCGGCTCAATCTGACCGCGATCGAGGCCGGTGTGAAATCCTCACTTGAAAAGGGAGGCAGCATGGCCTCCGAAGTGTTGCGTGATCTCAATGATTTGCGGACGTTCATTACGAGCAACGCGATCAGCGCGCCGTTGGAAGCCATGTGGGTGCCTTTGTTCCTGATCGTACTGTTCGCGCTGCATCCCTTCTACGGGCTGCTGGCGGTCGTCTCGGCAGTCACGCTTATCGGTCTCAATCTCTTGTCTGATATGCTGACCCGTCCCTTGTTGAAAGAAGCAAGCACGGCCAACCTTCAAAACGTTGCGACCATCGGGGCAACGCTCCGCCATGCGGAAACGATCGATGCGATGGGGTTGATGCCTGCGCTCTCCAGACGGTGGCGCAAGGGTCAATTGCATGCGGCAGAATTGATGGCCATGGGCAGTCGGCGCGGCAAGGCAATACACGCACTGACCCGCAGCATACGATTTGGAATGCAGATTGCCGTGTTGGCGCTTGGTGCTGATCTTGTCATCAAGGGTGAGGTCACGGCCGGTACGATGATTGCCGCGAGTATCATCATGGGCCGGCTGTTGACCCCATTCGACAATATGACTGAAAACTGGCGCCAATGGGTGTTCGCCTTCACTGCCTGGAACAGGGTTCGTGACGTCCTTGAAAACCACTCTTCCTTGCGCCAGACCGTGCCAACGCCACCCAGCCAAGGCGCGCTTAAGGTTGAAAAGCTGGTTTATGCTCCACCAAATGCGCCGGTTCCGGTGATCAAAGGCATTTCGTTTTCGCTTGAACCTGGTGAGGTTCTTGGCGTCGTGGGTGCTTCTGCAGCCGGAAAATCGACGCTTGCCCGCCTGCTTGTCGGTGTGCTCCAGCCGACAACAGGCGGGGTCTTTCTGGACGGGAACAATGTCTACCTGTGGGAGCGGGCTTCTTTCGGTGCCATGGTCGGTTATCTGCCGCAGTCGGTGTCTTTGCTGGACGGAACCGTGAGAGACAACATCTCGCGCATGTATGAAGCGGACCCGCAGATGGTGATCGATGCAGCACGTTCGGCGGGGGTGCACGAGATGATCGGCAGGATGCCGCTGGGTTACGATACACCCGTCGGCGACAATCGGTACACGCTTTCTGGCGGTCAAAAGCAACGTGTTGCCCTGGCGCGAGCCCTTTTCGGAGGACCGCGTTTGCTGGTGCTCGATGAGCCCAATGCAAATCTGGATACCGAGGGAGAGGTTGCGCTGCTGCGTGCCATAGCCGAGGCGCGGGAAAACGAGGCCATTGTCATCGTGATCGCGCACAGGCCGGCCATCATGGAAGTTGCCGACAAGATCCTTGTTCTGGAGGACGGGCGTGTCAGCCAGTTCGGCGACAGAACGGATGTCGTCAGCAGTATCACACGCCGTTTGCCCGCGCCCGGTACCAACCGGTCGCTGCCAGGCAGTGGAGAGGTCGCTTAA